CAGGCCTGAATAATGCGAATATATTATCTCCGGTAGCGACACCTGCTGTTACTACGCGATATGTAGTGACTGCTGATAATGGTAGCGGTTGCATCAGTCAGGACTCCGTACTGATCACCGTTAATCAGCGACTGCCGACATCAGTGACGCCTGCCGATACAGCTATCTGTGCAGGTGCTTCAGTGTTGTTACAGGCGACTGGTGGAGAGCGTTATGAATGGCTGGAAAACGGGATTGTATTACCACAAACAGGTAGTTCGATCACCGTATCTCCCGCACAGAACACGACTTATACCGTTAATGTCATAAACAGTACATGTGGCACGAATGACAGTTATGTGATCCCGTTAACAGTAAATGATATCACAGATGTCAGCACTATTGCAGATACTGTAGTTTGTAACGGTACCCCTGTACAATTACTTTCCAGCTCTGTTAATGGTACTATTTTCAGTTGGGTACCTGCTACCGGATTAAGCGATGCTAATGCGTTATCTCCCGTGGCTACACCTGCAACGACCACCAGGTATACGGTTACGGCAGATAATGGCAGTGGCTGTACAACGCAGGCTACCGTGCTGCTTACGATCAATGACCGGATCCCATCTTCTGTGACGCCTGCTGATACAGCTATCTGTGCGGGTGCCTATGTGGTATTACAAGCAAGCGGCGGAGAAACGTATGAATGGCTGGAGAACGGCATCGCCTTACCGCAAACGGGTAGTGCGATCACTATATCTCCTGCGCAGGGGAGTACTTATACTGTTAATATCATAAATAATACGTGCGGTACGAATGAAAGCTATGTGATCCCTGTCATAGTAAATACCATAGCAGACGTTGTCACTATTCCGGATACAGCTGTTTGTAATGGTACTCCCGTACAATTAGTTTCCAGCTCCGTTAATGGTACCACTTTTAGCTGGGTGCCTGCTATTGGATTAAGCAATGCCAATGCATTATCTCCGGTGGCTACACCTGCTGCTACTACCCGTTATACAGTTACTGCGGACAATGGAACTGGTTGCACCAGTGAGGCAACAGTACTGCTGACGATCAACCAGCGTCTGCCTACTTATGTTACTCCGGGAGATACTACTATTTGTGTCGGAGCATCACTTACCCTGGCAGCCAGTGGTGGCGAAGCATATGAATGGCTGGAGGACGGTGTGCCGTTGAGCGAAACAGGTAGTTCTCTCGTTGTTACACCTGACCAGGGTACTATATATTCGGTGAACATCCTTAATAATGCTTGTGGTATCAATGAAAACTTTGTGATTCCGGTAACAGTAAATGAGCTGCCTGTTACAGCTGTTACCAGTACGAATGAGATTGATTGTTCCCGTCCATCAGCGATGCTGCTTGCTACTGGTGGTATAAAGTATGTATGGGACAATGCGGGAGGCATCAGCAATACGCAAATCGCTAATCCGATGGTGTCGCCGGCAGCAACGACCACTTACTATGTCACAATAACGGATGAAAACAATTGTACTGCCCGTGATTCAGTCACCGTATTGGCGGATTATACAGTAGGGTTAAGTGTGTATCCACTACCATCTGCCTTTTCACCGAACGGTGACGGCAAAAATGATTGCTTTGGTCTGAAGTATTGGGGGGCGATACAAACACTTGATTTCAGAGTATATGACCGATGGGGCGTGCTGGTGTTTAGTGCGCAGCAAGCAGGTGCATGCTGGGACGGTACTTTTAAAGGAGCGTTGCAACCGGTTGGTTCATATGTGTATGTTATACGAGCTAAGACTGCTTGTGGGGAAGTAGAACGGAAGGGAGTGGTGACATTGGTGCAGTAAGGTGTTTTTGAAATACTGACGTACAATAGTTGTTGTCGACAATAAAAAAGAGTTATCATATAATGGTAACTCTTTTTATTAGTGTAATTTAGAGAAGCGTTAACTGCTTTAATGGCTTCGAGACTTCACATGAGCTACCGCCAATATAAACCTCATCCCGCATTATCCGAATACATCGATGCATTCTGGATAGTGGAAGGAGAAGGTCAATCGCTTATCAAATCTAATATTTTGCCTGATGGCTGTGTTGATATCATTATCAATATGGGCGATCATTGCAGGAATGATAGTGGTGCAGTCACTATGGAGTCAGGGGGGGCATATTTGGTTGGGACAATGACGACTTCGAAGGTATCATTCGTCAATGCAGACAATAAGCTGGTCGGTATCAGGTTTAAACCAGCCGCATTCGCAGCGTTTTATAAGTTCTCCCCACTGCATGCAATTACTGACCGGACAATTGAATTTGAGCGGGCTCTTTCGCCTGATCCGGATAAACTGATCTCCAAACCTATACCATACCTAAATAGCTTCTTCCTGAGCAGATATGTGCGTCCCAGACATTGTCTTTCATCAGTCGTGCAAGACATTAAAATGTCAGGTGGGCAAATTGCCATTAGTGAACTGGCGAAGCGGCATCACATGACGGCCAGACAACTGGAAAGGCATTTTCAGCAATACATTGGTACAACGCCCAAAGAGTTTACAAATATTGTACGTTTTCAGTCCGCCGTTTCCCAGATAAAACAACAGCCGGACAGGAGAAGTTTATTATCTATTGCTGTTGATTGTGGATACTACGATCATGCTCATCTGACCAATGATATTAAAAAATACGCTGGATTTACACCCTCTCAGATTTGATGGTTTGCTTATATTGTAAAGCTTGAACGGCGCAGCTGTAAAGTCCATTTATTATTTAGTAATAATATATTGCAGAGACATTATTGTATCTCCCTGAAGATCTCATTTATTGCGTTCTTCAACTCTGTTATTAGCAGCGGTTTTTTCAGCAGCTTAAACACCATCGGATTAGCGTAAGTGCGACTAAGATCTCCATAATCCAGGGAAGATGAAACCATGATCACATGACACTGCGATTTGATCTTGGCCGGATAACTGTAGAACGCTTCCAGGAATTCGAAACCATCCATCTCAGGCATTTGTATGTCCAGCAGCAATACCGTCGGGGGAATGCGGGGTAGCGAAATATTAGAGGACAGGAATTCGAGTGCCTTGTTTGCGTTATTAAATGCAAGCACAGTCCTGCTGATCTGTTGCAACGTTATCAAACGCTCATGCAGCAGCAGATCAACTTCATTGTCATCAATCAGTATAACGCGTAAATCAGGAATCGAAATCATTTCTGTTTGGAATGCTTATTTCAAATAGGGTACCTTCTCCATACTTTGACTCAACGTTGATAGTACCGCCAATTTTATTCAACGCTTCTTTCACGATATATAATCCAATACCACTACCTGGTTTGTTGTTATTCTTGGAGCGGAAGAACATTTTAAATATATTATTGAGGTGTTCACTTAGTATACCAATACCATTGTCTTCAATACACAGGGTGGCTTTATGTGGTTCCACCTTTACTGTCAGATTTACTTTCGGATGGCTTTCATCCGGTTTCTGATACTTTACTGCATTCGAAATAAGGTTATTCAGAATAACGCTGATGCGGAAAGTATCTCCTTTAAAGTCTACCGGCTGATCAACTTCCACCTGGAATTCGATGGCCGTGTTCTGATGCCGGAATGAGGCGATACATTCCTGGATCAGATGTTCAAAGGTAATCTTCTCATACTCAACATCCAATCTTGAATTACGATAGTATTCAATGATCTTTTGGATAAACCCATCCAGCTTGAGGATACATACTTCAATCATGTTGAGGTATCCGTTCGGATCTGTTACGGAATTATCCAGGCGGCTAAGGTTGATAATACCAAGCACGGACATCAGCGGAGAGCGAAGGTCATGGGAGGTGGAATAGATGAAGCGGTTTAGCTCATCATTGATCTTTTCCAGCTCCAGGATCTTTTCTTTCAGTTGCCTGCGGGTATTATATATCTCAAAAGCATTATTAATGGTACGATGCAGTTCTATCTCGTCCCATGGTTTTTTGATATAGGAGAAGATGTGACCTTTATTGATAGCGTCAATGATATCTTCTACGTCCGTATAACCTGTCAGCAGGATGCGCATTGGATCTGGCAGGGTGTCTTTTATCTCATTGAAAAATTCAACCCCGGTGGATACTGGCATCTTTTGGTCCGCTATGATGATATGGACGTCAATGCTTTTGAGTAATTGTTTGCCTTCCTGTGCGGAATTAGCGGTGTAAATTTCATAACTTCTCCGGAATCCTGCCTTAAAAGCATTGAGGTTATGAACTTCATCATCAATATACAAGATCCTGATACGGTTGTCTTTCATCCATTTTGGTTTTGCCGCAGGTTCAATTTTTTGATTGACTACATGGATTTTCCTGCGTGGGTATACTAAGACGCCTGAGCAGTTACACTCATGGGTAAATATATAATAAATTCTGCACCTTTGTCCGGCGCGGTGATCACTTCAATGCGTCCATTGTGCTTTTCAATGATGCTGAATACAATGGAAAGACCTAATCCGGTTCCTTCGCCAACGTCTTTTGTGGTAAAGAACGGATCGAAGATTTTCTGTTTCACCTGCTCAGTCATTCCGGGGCCAGTGTCTTTTATACTAATGAGGGCCAGGCCATTCTCTTCCCTGGTAGTGATCGTAACCGCTTCTTCCCGGTCCTGGTTGTTGGTCTTAATAGCGTTGAATGCGTTGGTCAGGATGTTCATGAACACCTGGTTTATCTTGCCGGCATAACATTCTATTTTGGGTAATGAGCCATAGTCTTTAATCACTTTTACATTTGAGGGGATATTATTTTTGAGCAATACCAATGTGCTGTCGATTCCTTCGTGCAGGTCTACGGATTTTACATCACTTTCGTCCAGTCTGCTGAAGGTACGTAATCCGCGGACAATTTCCGAGGTTCTTGACGCACCATCTTCAATACCTTTAATGAGTGAGGAAATCTCTTCGTGAATATAATCAATATCTATCTGTTGTTTATAGGCCGCAATTTCTTTCAGAGTCCCCTGGATGTCCGGACTGTTTGGCAGTTCATCATATTTATCCAGTAAAGATCTGATGTCCTGAATATCGAGCTTGAGGGGCTTTATATTAGATGTGACAAAATTGATCGGATTATTTATCTCATGGGCAATACCGGCTGTCAGCTGACCGAGGGAAGCCATTTTTTCTCTTTCCACCAGCTGGGTCTGGGCTTCTTTCAGGTTTTTCAGTGCTACGTTGAGTTCTTCATTGGATGTTTGTAGCTCTTCTGTGCGTTGCGTCACTTTTTCTTCCAGGATGATATTTTGTTCTCTTACCAGGTGTTCATTTTCCTGGGAAGCGCGGAGGGCTTCGGCTTTGAACAGGTTGATCTTGTAAGCCAGTGCAAAAGACAGCAGAAGGGCTTCCATACCTGAACCGATCTGTAATGCGTAGTAGGTGAATTCATTATATGGCAGCACATTGGCATTTCTTAGTACGAATACCAGTACGCTGAGCAGGAACACGGACCATGCGATCAGGAAGAAGCGCGCAGAGCTATATCCTTTCAGGCTCATTCGCAGAGATACATAGAAGACAGAGACTGCTGCGGCTCCTACTACCATTTGTACCCATATCTGAGCAATAATGAACTCGTTCATCAGGGCAGGTATGAAACAGCCGAGATAGAGGTAGATGAGTATATTGATCAGCCGGTGGCCGGGCTTGTAATATTGTTTGGTCAGCAGGAACTGTTGTATGAACAATAGCGCAGTCAGGCCGTTCAGTATAGGTACGAGTACTGTCGCATGCTGTGCGATCCAGGGACTATCAGGATAGAGGAAACGAAAGGTATAGCCCTGAAGCGTGGCTTGTGTCAGCCCGACAAATACGTTATACGATACGTAGGTCAGGTAGCTATTGTCTTTGGTGGATATATACAGGAACAGGTTATAGAAAGACATGGCCAGTATAACCCCGATGTATAAGCCAAATATCAGTTCGCGGTAATCGTTCTTTTCAGATACCTGATCCCGGGTACCCACGTAGATGGGTAGTTGTAGTTGTTCTCCGGCAATCACCCGCAGATAATACTGTCGTGTTGTATTAGGTGGCTGATGGAGAGGGAAAATATAGTTCTGGTGGTCTACAGGTCTGTTGCTGTAGCTGGTGAACTCTCCCAGCCGGGTTGTTTTGTAAGTGCTGTCGGGTAGTAGTTCGTACAGCGTAATATCGTCGATGGTGGGGTATTCTACTTCCAGTAACAGGTCTTTCAGTTCAGACTCGTTGGTAATAGAGAAGCGTACCCAGTGGGTATAGGAAGTGATCTGTAAATTAGGTACGTTTTCACCCGGTGAGCTGAATGATTGTCTGCTGACGGCATTGATATCCAGTGAATTCGTTTTGTCGGTGTATATTTCGAGGTATTTACCGATCCGGGTTAAGGGCATATTATTTCGGTATACGAAAGGGGGGGCCGCCTGCAGTTGCTGGTAACCTAAGATAGCAAGTAGCAATAGAGCGATAAATCGGAACATGCGTTAAATTTATAGAAAATTCACCGTTCACTCTTCACATTGGAGAATTGTAAGTTTGGAATTTCGAGGTGATAGCTTACCTCGTAGGAGCCTTTGGGGCCAACTTCCGTTTTAGTTTGTATCAGGTTTTCCCTCAGATCATAGATAAGTTCTTTTTCTTTAGGGTCGGCGTGTTCAAGTCGGTTGACGTCGTCGATCAGCATGGCGGTGGCGATGAAGTCGTCTTTCGGATAGAAAAAGGTGCCTTTATCACCCAGTGATTCATCAATAACGAATCCAACCCGTTTTCCTATACGGGTTGTGATAGGGGCGCACAATACGTGGAAATTGTCAATGGGCAGCTGAGCTGCAAGCACAACGCCGGCGCGTGCCAATACCTGGCTGCCTATTCCCATGCCGGCTACTTCCTTGGAGTTCCACATGGCACAGATCTCTGCACTGCCTGGTTTTACCAGATCATATATTTTCGGATCATACTTGCCAATAGCCGTTTCGATGGGCAAT
The DNA window shown above is from Chitinophaga agri and carries:
- a CDS encoding response regulator, with the translated sequence MISIPDLRVILIDDNEVDLLLHERLITLQQISRTVLAFNNANKALEFLSSNISLPRIPPTVLLLDIQMPEMDGFEFLEAFYSYPAKIKSQCHVIMVSSSLDYGDLSRTYANPMVFKLLKKPLLITELKNAINEIFREIQ
- a CDS encoding sensor histidine kinase, coding for MFRFIALLLLAILGYQQLQAAPPFVYRNNMPLTRIGKYLEIYTDKTNSLDINAVSRQSFSSPGENVPNLQITSYTHWVRFSITNESELKDLLLEVEYPTIDDITLYELLPDSTYKTTRLGEFTSYSNRPVDHQNYIFPLHQPPNTTRQYYLRVIAGEQLQLPIYVGTRDQVSEKNDYRELIFGLYIGVILAMSFYNLFLYISTKDNSYLTYVSYNVFVGLTQATLQGYTFRFLYPDSPWIAQHATVLVPILNGLTALLFIQQFLLTKQYYKPGHRLINILIYLYLGCFIPALMNEFIIAQIWVQMVVGAAAVSVFYVSLRMSLKGYSSARFFLIAWSVFLLSVLVFVLRNANVLPYNEFTYYALQIGSGMEALLLSFALAYKINLFKAEALRASQENEHLVREQNIILEEKVTQRTEELQTSNEELNVALKNLKEAQTQLVEREKMASLGQLTAGIAHEINNPINFVTSNIKPLKLDIQDIRSLLDKYDELPNSPDIQGTLKEIAAYKQQIDIDYIHEEISSLIKGIEDGASRTSEIVRGLRTFSRLDESDVKSVDLHEGIDSTLVLLKNNIPSNVKVIKDYGSLPKIECYAGKINQVFMNILTNAFNAIKTNNQDREEAVTITTREENGLALISIKDTGPGMTEQVKQKIFDPFFTTKDVGEGTGLGLSIVFSIIEKHNGRIEVITAPDKGAEFIIYLPMSVTAQAS
- a CDS encoding sensor histidine kinase gives rise to the protein MKDNRIRILYIDDEVHNLNAFKAGFRRSYEIYTANSAQEGKQLLKSIDVHIIIADQKMPVSTGVEFFNEIKDTLPDPMRILLTGYTDVEDIIDAINKGHIFSYIKKPWDEIELHRTINNAFEIYNTRRQLKEKILELEKINDELNRFIYSTSHDLRSPLMSVLGIINLSRLDNSVTDPNGYLNMIEVCILKLDGFIQKIIEYYRNSRLDVEYEKITFEHLIQECIASFRHQNTAIEFQVEVDQPVDFKGDTFRISVILNNLISNAVKYQKPDESHPKVNLTVKVEPHKATLCIEDNGIGILSEHLNNIFKMFFRSKNNNKPGSGIGLYIVKEALNKIGGTINVESKYGEGTLFEISIPNRNDFDS
- a CDS encoding helix-turn-helix domain-containing protein, whose translation is MASRLHMSYRQYKPHPALSEYIDAFWIVEGEGQSLIKSNILPDGCVDIIINMGDHCRNDSGAVTMESGGAYLVGTMTTSKVSFVNADNKLVGIRFKPAAFAAFYKFSPLHAITDRTIEFERALSPDPDKLISKPIPYLNSFFLSRYVRPRHCLSSVVQDIKMSGGQIAISELAKRHHMTARQLERHFQQYIGTTPKEFTNIVRFQSAVSQIKQQPDRRSLLSIAVDCGYYDHAHLTNDIKKYAGFTPSQI